In Callospermophilus lateralis isolate mCalLat2 unplaced genomic scaffold, mCalLat2.hap1 Scaffold_45, whole genome shotgun sequence, a single genomic region encodes these proteins:
- the LOC143388943 gene encoding LOW QUALITY PROTEIN: zinc finger homeobox protein 4-like (The sequence of the model RefSeq protein was modified relative to this genomic sequence to represent the inferred CDS: inserted 1 base in 1 codon; deleted 1 base in 1 codon; substituted 1 base at 1 genomic stop codon), whose translation METCDSPPISRQENGQSTSKLCGTTQLDNKVPVRVAGMEPDRENSSTDDNLKTDERKSEVLLGFSVENAAATQVTSAKEIPCNECATSFPXLQKYMEHHCPNARLPVLKDDNESEISELEYSDVENLTREIVYQPDGSAYIIEGSKECGQNAQHGAHSKLFSTAMFLDSLASAGEKSDQSASAPMLFYPQIINTFHIASSLGKPFTADQAFPNTSALAGVGPVLHSFRVYDLRHKREKDYLTSDGTAKNSCVSKDVPNNVDLSKFESCVSDGKRKPVLMCFLCKLSFGYIRSFVTHAVHDHQMTLNDEEQKLLSNKCVSAIIQGIGKDKEPLISFLEPKKSTSVYPNFSTTNLIGPDPTFRGLWSAFHVENGDSLPAGFAFLKGSASPSSSAEQPLGITQMPKAEVNLAGLSSLVVNTPITSVSLSHSLSESSKMSESKDQENNCERPKESTVLHPNGDCPVKSEPTEPGEEDEEDAYSNELDDEEVLGELTDSIGKKDFPLLNQSIFPLSSSVLKFIEKGTLSSAATVADDTEKKKQTAAAVRASGSVANNYGIRGKDSTDASASKDSATAAHPSETARGDEDSSATPHQHGFTPSTPGTPGPGGDGSPGSGIECPMCDMVLGSSRSLGGHMTMMHSRNSXKTLKCPKYNWHYKYQQTLEAHMKEKHPEPGGSCVYCKTGQPHPRLARGESYTCGYKPFHCEVCNYSTTTKGNLSIHMQSDKHLNNVQNLQNGTGEQVFGHSAPAPNTSLSGCGTPSPSKPKQKPTWRCEVCDYETNVARNLQIHMTSEKHMHSMMFLQQNMKQIQHNLHLGLTPAEAELYQYYLAQNIGLTGMKLENPADPQLMINPFQLDPATAAALALGLVNNELPPEIRLASGQLMGDDLSLLTAGELSPYISDPVLKLFQCAVCNKFTSDSLESLSVHVSSERSLPEEEWRAVIGDIYQCKLCNYNTQLKANFQLHCKTDKHMQKYQLVAHIKEGGKSNEWRLKCIAIGNPVHLKCNACDYYTNSVDKLRLHTTNHRHEAALKLYKVFLYSKICEIQLNLETTGLEDIKDLLPI comes from the exons ATGGAAACCTGTGACTCCCCTCCTATCTCAAGGCAGGAAAATGGGCAGAGCACATCAAAGCTATGTGGAACGACACAACTTGATAATAAGGTGCCAGTGAGAGTTGCAGGGATGGAGCCTGACAGGGAAAACAGCTCCACAGATGACAACCTGAAAACAGATGAGCGCAAAAGTGAAGTCTTGCTGGGTTTCAGCGTGGAGAATGCAGCCGCCACTCAGGTTACCTCAGCAAAGGAGATACCCTGCAACGAATGTGCCACTTCTTTTC GTTTACAGAAATACATGGAACACCACTGCCCTAATGCCCGTCTTCCTGTCCTGAAGGATGACAACGAGAGTGAAATCAGCGAGTTAGAGTACAGTGACGTCGAAAACTTAACAAGGGAGATAGTTTACCAGCCTGATGGGTCAGCATATATAATTGAGGGCTCCAAAGAATGTGGGCAGAATGCACAGCATGGGGCACATAGCAAACTCTTTTCTACAGCGATGTTTCTGGACTCCCTGGCATCTGCTGGAGAGAAGAGTGATCAGTCTGCTTCTGCACCTATGTTGTTCTACCCACAGATCATCAACACTTTTCATATCGCTTCATCCCTCGGGAAACCATTTACAGCCGATCAGGCTTTCCCAAATACCTCAGCATTAGCAGGAGTTGGTCCTGTGTTGCACAGTTTCCGTGTCTATGATCTCCGACACAAGAGAGAGAAAGACTATCTAACCAGTGATGGCACAGCCAAAAACTCCTGTGTGTCCAAAGATGTCCCTAACAATGTGGACTTGTCCAAATTTGAAAGTTGTGTTAGCGATGGGAAAAGGAAACCTGTTTTAATGTGTTTCTTGTGCAAGTTGTCCTTCGGTTATATCAGGTCATTTGTAACCCATGCTGTGCATGATCATCAGATGACCCTCAATGACGAGGAGCAGAAGCTCCTCAGTAATAAATGCGTCTCCGCCATAATACAGGGGATTGGCAAAGACAAAGAACCTCTTATAAGCTTTCTGGAACCAAAAAAATCCACTTCTGTTTATCCCAATTTTTCTACTACAAACCTCATAGGACCCGATCCAACCTTCCGCGGTTTATGGAGCGCTTTTCATGTTGAAAATGGTGACTCTTTGCCGGCTGGCTTTGCCTTCTTGAAAGGAAGCGCGAGCCCCTCGAGCTCAGCAGAGCAGCCGCTGGGGATCACCCAAATGCCAAAGGCTGAAGTGAATCTGGCG GGGCTGTCTAGTTTAGTAGTGAACACCCCAATTACCTCTGTCTCCCTCAGCCACTCATTGTCTGAGTCTAGCAAGATGTCAGAGAGCAAAGACCAAGAGAACAACTGTGAAAGGCCAAAAGAAAGCACCGTCTTACACCCAAATGGGGACTGCCCTGTCAAAAGTGAACCCACTGAACCGGGAGAGGAGGACGAAGAGGATGCCTACTCCAATGAACTTGATGACGAGGAAGTATTAGGCGAACTCACCGATAGTATTGGTAAAAAAGATTTCCCTCTCTTAAACCAAAGCATTTTTCCTTTATCATCCAGTGTGCTAAAATTTATTGAAAAGGGTACCTTGTCCTCCGCGGCGACTGTTGCTGATGACACGGAGAAGAAAAAACAGACCGCTGCCGCCGTTCGGGCCAGTGGCAGTGTTGCTAATAACTATGGCATTCGTGGCAAGGACTCTACAGACGCAAGTGCCAGTAAAGACAGTGCCACAGCAGCTCATCCAAGTGAAACAGCCCGGGGGGACGAAGACAGTTCAGCGACTCCTCACCAGCATGGCTTCACCCCGAGTACACCTGGCACGCCAGGGCCTGGAGGAGATGGCTCGCCAGGCAGTGGCATTGAGTGTCCCATGTGCGACATGGTTTTGGGGTCTTCGAGGTCTCTTGGTGGTCATATGACTATGATGCACTCAAGGAACTCATGAAAAACCCTCAAATGTCCCAAATATAACTGGCACTACAAATATCAGCAGACCTTGGAGGCCCATATGAAGGAGAAACACCCTGAGCCAGGTGGCTCTTGTGTTTATTGTAAGACTGGACAGCCTCACCCCAGGCTTGCCAGGGGAGAGAGTTACACATGTGGCTATAAACCCTTCCATTGTGAGGTTTGTAACTACTCAACCACTACCAAAGGCAACCTCAGTATTCATATGCAGTCTGACAAGCACCtgaacaatgttcagaatctccaAAATGGCACCGGTGAGCAGGTGTTTGGCCACTCTGCCCCAGCCCCCAACACCAGCCTCAGTGGCTGTGGAACACCCTCTCCATCCAAACCCAAACAGAAACCCACCTGGCGGTGTGAGGTTTGTGATTATGAAACCAATGTTGCAAggaacctccagattcatatgacCAGTGAAAAGCACATGCATAGCATGATGTTTTTGCAGCAGAACATGAAGCAGATCCAGCATAACCTGCACTTGGGCCTCACCCCAGCGGAGGCAGAGCTCTATCAGTACTACCTGGCCCAGAACATAGGCCTGACTGGAATGAAGCTGGAAAACCCTGCCGACCCTCAGCTCATGATCAATCCATTCCAGCTGGATCCAGCAACGGCTGCAGCTTTGGCCCTAGGACTCG taaATAATGAGCTGCCACCTGAAATCCGGCTTGCCAGTGGTCAGCTAATGGGTGATGACCTGTCCCTCCTTACTGCAGGAGAGCTGTCACCTTATATCAGTGACCCAGTGCTGAAGCTATTCCAGTGTGCTGTTTGCAACAAATTCACCTCTGACAGCCTAGAGTCCCTAAGTGTGCATGTGAGCAGTGAGCGCTCTCTCCCTGAAGAGGAATGGAGGGCTGTAATTGGAGATATCTACCAGTGCAAGCTCTGTAACTACAACACTCAGCTCAAAGCCAACTTCCAGCTCCACTGCAAGACTGATAAACATATGCAGAAATATCAACTGGTGGCCCACATAAAAGAAGGGGGCAAAAGCAATGAGTGGAGGTTGAAGTGCATTGccattggcaaccccgttcacctAAAATGTAACGCCTGTGACTACTATACCAACAGTGTGGATAAATTACGCTTGCATACCACCAATCACAGGCATGAGGCGGCCCTGAAGCTCTACAAG